A stretch of the Candidatus Aquicultor sp. genome encodes the following:
- a CDS encoding LytTR family DNA-binding domain-containing protein, with the protein MLRVIIADDDPYMRIILRKALARISDIEVAAEVENGEQLIQAATTSAPDVIFVDIDMPETDGLEAVRRISTNKPDTFIIFATGYDSYTHEAFEVYAFDYLVKPFNAGRIEQTIERIKKVKDERREVVLADKQAINPEKADAMVCVKSNNKQYFIKNQDIILVTRVGRKTILYTRQGTIETKQTLQDIDRALCSPRFFRCHKGYIINADMVTEVLPYGNKTYIVKFAGTDKTALMPLDKVREFRARYDNAVM; encoded by the coding sequence ATGTTAAGAGTCATAATAGCCGATGATGATCCTTATATGAGAATCATCTTGCGTAAAGCTCTCGCCCGGATCTCAGATATAGAAGTAGCTGCAGAGGTAGAGAATGGTGAACAGCTCATACAAGCCGCAACCACATCTGCCCCGGATGTCATATTTGTCGATATCGATATGCCGGAAACAGATGGGTTGGAGGCTGTACGCAGGATTTCCACCAACAAGCCCGATACGTTTATTATCTTTGCGACGGGCTATGATTCTTACACCCACGAGGCATTTGAGGTCTATGCCTTTGATTATCTGGTCAAGCCCTTTAATGCCGGGCGCATAGAACAGACAATCGAACGCATAAAAAAAGTAAAAGATGAGCGCAGAGAAGTCGTTCTAGCCGATAAGCAGGCTATAAATCCTGAAAAAGCGGATGCTATGGTATGCGTTAAGTCTAACAACAAGCAATATTTCATTAAGAATCAGGACATAATTCTGGTAACGCGTGTAGGTCGAAAGACTATCCTGTATACCCGGCAAGGGACTATAGAAACCAAACAAACGTTGCAGGATATAGACCGGGCATTATGCAGCCCCCGATTCTTCCGCTGCCACAAAGGCTATATAATTAATGCTGATATGGTTACCGAGGTTCTTCCGTATGGCAATAAGACATACATCGTAAAGTTCGCCGGCACGGACAAAACTGCCTTGATGCCCTTAGACAAAGTTCGAGAATTTCGTGCACGCTATGACAACGCTGTTATGTAA
- a CDS encoding GHKL domain-containing protein, whose translation MAILGLSIFGIKPKLSQVLFIGFIQAILGDLTRLLPIPFGFHTLLQFVTFSAVIYFAVAIPFGLSFLVSLLGLIIYGVVEAIIAPLLFSITGLSFAAVFNNSWYRVAFFTPEAIVLVVLILLALKFSDKFTKFRELIVKPESNKRLISNTSFPLVGLLFAQSFLMVVLYLSSYIAVSEDSRVFSSGFFGFSALYISVIVVLAILMLVSIRRTFALIQKETKTRAELDSLRRVEELVNTIRAQRHDFTNHLQVAYGLLEVGAHDEAKEYIGKNVSEIKRSLNLVKTDNVGVTALLFTKTGLAEAKSIDFNINIDSNLNPLPMGTRDINTILGNLIDNAFEAVSNLPVDKRYVEVNVVKNTNLLVIDVINSGQPIDKTLIHSIFDPDVSTKGEGRGMGLYSVRKIIETYKGTVSAASDSDKVTFTVQIPFKN comes from the coding sequence GTGGCTATACTTGGTTTATCCATATTTGGGATAAAACCAAAGCTGAGCCAGGTACTGTTTATCGGTTTCATACAGGCAATTCTCGGTGATCTAACTAGATTGCTTCCTATTCCCTTTGGCTTTCATACCCTGCTTCAGTTTGTTACTTTCTCAGCGGTTATCTATTTTGCGGTTGCCATCCCGTTTGGGCTCAGCTTTCTGGTTTCGCTGCTGGGATTGATCATCTACGGCGTGGTTGAAGCGATTATCGCACCGCTTTTGTTTTCCATAACAGGGCTCTCTTTTGCCGCGGTTTTTAATAACAGCTGGTATCGCGTCGCCTTCTTCACACCTGAAGCGATCGTTTTGGTCGTTCTTATACTCTTGGCGCTAAAATTCAGCGATAAATTTACAAAGTTCAGAGAGCTCATTGTTAAGCCTGAATCGAATAAGCGGCTTATATCTAACACATCGTTTCCTTTAGTCGGCCTCCTTTTTGCCCAGAGCTTCCTTATGGTGGTCTTATATTTATCGAGCTATATAGCGGTGAGCGAAGATAGTCGCGTGTTCTCAAGCGGTTTTTTCGGCTTCTCGGCCCTTTACATCTCGGTAATTGTTGTGTTGGCGATTTTGATGCTCGTATCGATCAGGCGGACGTTTGCACTTATACAGAAGGAAACTAAAACCAGGGCCGAGCTTGATTCACTGCGTCGCGTTGAAGAGTTGGTAAACACCATTAGAGCGCAGCGGCATGACTTTACCAATCACCTACAGGTTGCCTATGGGCTGCTTGAGGTTGGCGCGCATGATGAAGCAAAGGAATATATCGGGAAAAATGTCTCGGAGATTAAGAGATCGTTAAACCTGGTCAAGACCGATAACGTGGGTGTTACCGCGCTGCTGTTTACGAAAACAGGCTTAGCGGAGGCAAAAAGTATCGACTTTAATATAAACATCGACAGCAACCTCAATCCTCTCCCAATGGGAACGAGGGATATCAACACGATACTTGGAAATCTAATAGATAATGCGTTTGAGGCGGTAAGCAATTTGCCGGTAGATAAGCGTTATGTAGAAGTGAATGTGGTGAAAAACACGAATTTACTGGTAATCGATGTTATTAATTCGGGGCAGCCGATAGATAAAACACTGATTCACAGCATATTTGATCCGGACGTTTCGACCAAAGGCGAAGGGCGAGGCATGGGCCTCTATAGCGTACGAAAGATTATTGAAACATACAAGGGGACGGTTTCCGCGGCAAGCGATAGCGACAAAGTTACGTTTACGGTTCAAATACCCTTTAAAAATTAG
- a CDS encoding MFS transporter, with protein sequence MATSSKKTFNDEETHIVDESLEVSMGESQFPKRFVALFPALDNRNYRFYFAGQLVSLIGTWLQIVAQGWLVLTLTNSAFLIGVIAALATVPALLFSLFGGVIVDRFPKRQILIFTQASSMILAFTLGILTVLGVIAVWEIGLLAFLLGSVNAIDSPARQAFVPEMVGKDVLPSAIALNSGTFNAARVIGPGIAGFLISVVGTGGAFIVNGLSYIAVIIALLAIHVEPYVPKEVPHPIKAIREGIAYSFTHPIIRTLLIFTGVISIFGWSYTTIMPVIARNIFHVGASGLGYLYMASGLGALVAVVLISAFSERVSTMASIIGGNTLFAVSLALFTFTSNFSLALVLLFFAGLGLIAQFSTVNTTIQNLVSDEVRGRVASIYVLMFIGLAPLGNFEIGWLAERAGTETALRVGAIIVFLFGILVLRNRQRVRTAYMLYRERT encoded by the coding sequence ATGGCTACATCAAGCAAAAAGACCTTCAACGACGAGGAAACACATATTGTTGACGAGAGCCTTGAAGTCAGCATGGGCGAATCTCAATTTCCTAAGAGGTTCGTCGCGCTGTTTCCCGCCCTTGATAACAGAAACTACAGGTTCTATTTTGCCGGGCAATTAGTGTCGCTCATCGGGACATGGCTTCAGATTGTTGCCCAAGGATGGCTCGTTTTAACGCTGACCAACTCAGCTTTTCTTATAGGTGTTATTGCCGCACTTGCCACCGTGCCCGCGCTGCTCTTTTCTCTTTTTGGCGGCGTAATTGTTGATAGGTTCCCAAAGAGACAGATCCTCATTTTTACCCAGGCGAGTTCGATGATCTTGGCTTTCACCCTTGGAATATTGACGGTGCTGGGCGTCATTGCCGTTTGGGAAATCGGGTTGCTGGCGTTTCTTTTAGGGTCGGTAAACGCCATCGATTCCCCTGCCCGGCAAGCATTTGTTCCCGAGATGGTAGGGAAGGATGTGCTGCCGTCCGCAATTGCTCTTAATTCCGGCACTTTTAACGCGGCGCGAGTCATCGGGCCCGGTATTGCCGGTTTCCTTATATCGGTCGTCGGTACCGGGGGAGCTTTTATTGTTAACGGCCTAAGCTATATAGCGGTAATAATCGCGTTGCTTGCAATACACGTAGAGCCATATGTGCCGAAAGAAGTGCCGCACCCGATTAAAGCCATTAGAGAAGGCATCGCATACTCGTTCACTCACCCGATAATACGTACGCTCCTGATTTTTACCGGCGTAATCTCGATTTTCGGCTGGTCGTACACAACTATTATGCCGGTTATCGCCAGGAATATCTTTCACGTAGGCGCATCCGGTCTCGGCTACCTCTATATGGCATCCGGATTAGGCGCACTGGTGGCGGTAGTACTTATATCTGCTTTTTCCGAGAGAGTGTCCACGATGGCATCCATTATCGGGGGAAACACATTGTTCGCAGTAAGCCTCGCCTTGTTTACGTTTACGTCCAACTTCTCGCTTGCCTTAGTGCTGCTCTTCTTTGCAGGGCTCGGCTTGATAGCTCAGTTCTCAACCGTGAACACGACTATTCAGAACTTGGTATCCGACGAAGTTCGCGGACGCGTGGCGAGCATTTATGTGCTAATGTTTATAGGCCTTGCCCCGCTGGGGAACTTTGAAATCGGGTGGCTGGCCGAGAGGGCGGGCACTGAGACCGCCCTGCGGGTCGGGGCAATTATTGTGTTTCTCTTTGGGATTTTGGTGCTAAGGAATCGACAGAGAGTTAGGACAGCGTATATGCTATATAGAGAAAGAACCTAG
- a CDS encoding ferredoxin, protein MAKPIVNHDECIGDGVCAEICPEVFELRDDGLAYVINEDPDPSLNDKINEAIEECPAVAISIEEE, encoded by the coding sequence ATGGCAAAACCTATCGTTAATCATGATGAATGCATAGGTGACGGCGTTTGCGCTGAGATATGCCCGGAGGTGTTTGAGTTACGCGATGACGGGCTTGCTTACGTTATAAATGAGGATCCTGATCCGAGCCTCAATGATAAGATTAATGAAGCGATTGAAGAATGCCCGGCGGTTGCGATCTCAATAGAAGAAGAGTAG
- a CDS encoding MarR family transcriptional regulator: MSTQTESIWQQEMSEIFGEIFQLERKLESLLDKVLAPYNLTTKQWLVLAVIENLFQRKPSIKEVARQLNTSHQNIKAIALNLEQRGFVTLESDPSDKRVTRLATTLQSKEFWQKREIGDKAYIAALFQYLTSQETLLLQQLLRKLSDGIDELSQQISNETKEDYDG, translated from the coding sequence GTGTCAACTCAAACTGAAAGTATCTGGCAGCAAGAGATGAGTGAAATCTTTGGTGAAATCTTTCAATTAGAGCGAAAGCTCGAGTCCTTACTGGATAAGGTGCTTGCGCCATACAATCTTACTACCAAACAATGGCTCGTGCTTGCCGTTATCGAAAACTTATTCCAAAGAAAACCATCAATTAAAGAAGTGGCCCGGCAACTTAACACTTCCCATCAGAACATTAAGGCAATCGCGTTGAATCTCGAGCAACGCGGTTTCGTGACCCTTGAAAGCGACCCAAGCGATAAACGAGTGACCCGCCTTGCAACCACCCTGCAAAGCAAAGAATTCTGGCAGAAAAGAGAAATTGGGGACAAAGCGTATATCGCCGCTCTCTTTCAATATCTAACAAGCCAGGAAACACTGCTTTTGCAACAACTACTCAGAAAGCTATCAGACGGTATTGATGAGCTTTCGCAACAAATCAGCAATGAGACGAAGGAGGACTACGATGGGTAA
- a CDS encoding DUF6544 family protein, translated as MGNFALFIKLALIGVGVLLVLAAVVVGIGNISFKRAFNGKVGRLFKDQPKAERAVITEEDIKDLPEPVQRFLRYTKVIGKKRVATVRLKQKGFMRPKPDGNWIPLEAEQFFAVDNPGFVWKGSLTMAPLLTMSAQDMYLNGTGNMHVKVMSTITAVNAKGKDMDKASLLRYLSEMSWFPTSFVSDKVKWEPIDAQSARASITDHGITVSGVFTFNDKGELIYFAAERARDVGGGKLVKTKWIADSPVREYRTINGMHIQVKGQASWHLDSGEYTYIKLDLTDIEYDNPTLY; from the coding sequence ATGGGTAATTTTGCACTGTTTATAAAGCTCGCGCTCATAGGAGTGGGCGTACTGCTAGTATTAGCAGCAGTTGTAGTCGGTATTGGCAATATCAGCTTTAAACGTGCCTTTAACGGCAAAGTCGGACGGCTATTTAAGGACCAACCAAAAGCTGAGCGCGCAGTAATCACAGAAGAAGACATCAAAGACCTGCCTGAGCCGGTGCAACGATTCCTGCGCTACACCAAAGTCATCGGCAAAAAGAGAGTAGCAACCGTAAGACTTAAGCAAAAAGGGTTTATGAGACCAAAACCGGATGGGAACTGGATTCCTCTTGAGGCAGAACAATTCTTTGCTGTGGATAACCCCGGCTTTGTATGGAAAGGGAGCCTCACTATGGCGCCGCTTCTCACAATGTCGGCTCAAGATATGTACCTGAACGGCACAGGCAATATGCATGTGAAGGTAATGTCGACCATCACCGCGGTTAATGCCAAAGGCAAAGACATGGATAAGGCCTCGCTGCTTCGTTACTTAAGCGAGATGTCGTGGTTCCCAACCTCGTTCGTCAGCGACAAGGTCAAGTGGGAGCCGATCGATGCACAAAGCGCGAGAGCTAGTATAACCGATCACGGCATCACGGTTTCCGGGGTTTTCACTTTTAACGATAAGGGAGAGCTTATATACTTTGCCGCTGAACGAGCCCGCGATGTTGGCGGCGGCAAGCTTGTTAAGACGAAATGGATTGCGGACTCACCGGTCCGCGAGTATAGAACAATAAATGGGATGCACATCCAAGTCAAAGGACAGGCGAGCTGGCATCTCGATTCCGGGGAGTATACGTATATTAAATTGGATCTAACGGACATCGAGTATGACAACCCAACCCTCTATTAA
- a CDS encoding 4Fe-4S binding protein, producing MRFKVSNYRRVIQAFFFLLFIVLLGITAKQTNLLFPTQLFLASDPLVAIAAALAGLPVVGIALYSLITVAITLLFGRVFCGYVCPMGTLLDLFSPLAKVVGFKQKRFRILKVVPLITLFLVLAFSLFKSSILMVFDPIVLLTRTFTVAVFPGVSVVISKTMSPLFNTSLSKFADSVTTSLNGMVVYSDPRTFIATSWIVLLFILVVGLNILGKRFWCRYLCPLGGLLGLLGKIPLFRRRVEATACTSCLSCTKVCDMDAVTKKGLATDAGNCMLCMKCRKKCPQHAISWGLKPELSTEIPSRRTALLAIGGSVAAAYLASLGVKARVLPQNALLVRPPGVRAEDEFLNKCVRCGECLKACPTNVLQPALVQYGLESLWTPHLDFTVAGCDYSCNACSRVCPTGAIESITLKEKQKLVIGKAVIDRKRCYPWIAGHGCQICYNMCPLPEKAIYMKDTNKYDASGMMIVLPYVIEDRCIGCGICENECPVKCTQKGITVFRPGRPKDKNSMKSSDLKGLAGSTDATGTASPVTTSTATGKSQSAGNAQKKTPQKKSPKK from the coding sequence ATGCGCTTTAAGGTGTCTAATTACCGAAGAGTAATTCAGGCGTTTTTCTTTTTGTTGTTCATCGTATTACTTGGAATTACCGCAAAACAAACAAACCTGCTGTTTCCGACACAGCTTTTTCTTGCTTCTGATCCATTAGTTGCTATCGCAGCAGCATTAGCCGGCTTGCCGGTCGTTGGAATCGCGCTCTACTCACTTATTACTGTCGCAATTACCCTGCTCTTTGGGCGAGTTTTTTGCGGTTATGTGTGCCCGATGGGAACGCTGCTCGATCTTTTTTCACCGCTTGCAAAAGTCGTCGGCTTTAAGCAAAAGCGATTTAGAATACTTAAAGTCGTACCGCTTATCACCCTGTTCTTAGTGCTGGCATTCAGTCTGTTTAAGAGCAGTATTTTGATGGTCTTCGATCCGATCGTGCTCTTAACGAGAACCTTTACGGTCGCAGTATTTCCGGGTGTGAGCGTTGTTATCTCCAAGACTATGTCGCCACTCTTTAACACATCGCTCTCGAAGTTCGCCGATTCGGTAACGACCAGTTTAAACGGCATGGTTGTCTACAGCGACCCGCGGACATTCATTGCAACTTCATGGATTGTTCTACTCTTTATCCTGGTTGTAGGGTTAAACATACTCGGCAAACGATTTTGGTGCCGTTACTTATGCCCGCTAGGCGGTCTTCTCGGCTTGCTGGGAAAAATTCCGTTGTTTCGCAGAAGGGTGGAGGCAACGGCCTGCACTAGCTGCCTGAGCTGCACAAAAGTCTGCGATATGGATGCCGTAACCAAGAAGGGCCTCGCTACCGATGCCGGCAATTGCATGCTGTGTATGAAGTGCCGGAAGAAATGCCCACAACATGCAATCTCTTGGGGATTGAAGCCGGAGCTTTCAACCGAGATTCCATCACGGCGTACTGCCCTACTGGCAATCGGTGGAAGTGTTGCGGCGGCATACCTTGCCTCGCTCGGCGTGAAAGCAAGGGTGCTTCCGCAAAATGCCTTGCTTGTTAGGCCTCCCGGTGTACGCGCCGAAGACGAGTTTCTTAATAAATGCGTGCGTTGCGGGGAATGCCTTAAAGCGTGCCCGACAAATGTTTTGCAGCCTGCGTTGGTCCAATACGGGCTCGAATCGCTCTGGACGCCACATTTAGACTTCACTGTAGCAGGGTGCGATTACTCGTGTAATGCATGCAGCCGTGTCTGTCCGACCGGCGCTATCGAGAGCATAACACTAAAAGAAAAGCAGAAACTTGTCATAGGTAAGGCGGTTATTGACCGGAAACGTTGCTACCCGTGGATTGCCGGCCATGGATGCCAGATTTGCTACAATATGTGCCCGCTTCCAGAGAAGGCAATCTACATGAAAGATACTAACAAATACGATGCGAGCGGAATGATGATCGTGCTGCCGTACGTAATAGAAGACAGGTGCATCGGCTGTGGAATTTGTGAGAACGAGTGCCCGGTTAAATGCACGCAAAAAGGCATAACGGTCTTCCGTCCGGGTCGACCTAAAGATAAAAACAGCATGAAGAGCAGCGACCTGAAAGGCCTGGCTGGAAGTACGGATGCTACCGGTACAGCAAGCCCTGTGACTACATCAACGGCAACAGGAAAGTCACAATCTGCCGGTAATGCGCAAAAGAAAACGCCACAAAAGAAATCACCTAAAAAATAA
- the rpoD gene encoding RNA polymerase sigma factor RpoD, whose product MNARINELEIPEVKQLVATGQEKGILTADQINNALETLDLTSEQIDNIYTYLFNTGVEIVDMADEGAVEDELEVDLDGEAPIIEPEAEEEEPTEEKPVREIDLSIKSPTNDPVRMYLKEIGKVPLLTAAEEVDLALRIEEGEKAADRLENEEANLARDEIRKLRRLERDGLNAKKKLVEANLRLVVSIAKRYVGRGMLFLDLIQEGNLGLIRAVEKFDYRKGFKFSTYATWWIRQAITRAIADQARTIRIPVHMVETINKLIRIQRQLLQELGREPMPEEIGDEMGLTPEKVREILKISQEPVSLETPIGEEEDSQLGDFIEDQEAEVPADAASFSLLQEQLQEVLDTLSERERKVIELRFGLIDGHPRTLEEVGRVFGVTRERIRQIESKTLSKLRHPNRSAKLRDYLE is encoded by the coding sequence GTGAATGCTCGCATTAATGAGCTTGAAATTCCTGAAGTAAAACAATTGGTGGCCACAGGTCAAGAGAAGGGTATTCTCACAGCCGATCAGATTAATAACGCCCTTGAAACGCTTGATCTTACAAGCGAGCAAATAGACAACATATATACTTACCTCTTCAATACCGGTGTTGAGATAGTTGATATGGCGGATGAGGGCGCAGTCGAAGATGAGCTCGAAGTTGATTTGGATGGAGAAGCACCGATCATTGAACCTGAAGCTGAAGAGGAAGAACCGACTGAGGAGAAGCCCGTTCGTGAGATCGACCTCTCCATTAAATCGCCGACAAATGATCCGGTACGTATGTACCTTAAAGAGATCGGCAAAGTACCGCTGCTAACCGCAGCAGAGGAAGTCGATTTGGCTTTACGTATAGAGGAAGGCGAAAAAGCTGCCGATAGACTGGAGAATGAAGAAGCGAACTTGGCACGCGATGAAATCCGCAAGCTCAGGCGGCTTGAGCGCGATGGTCTGAATGCCAAGAAAAAGCTGGTCGAAGCGAACTTGCGCCTCGTTGTAAGTATCGCTAAACGCTACGTCGGTCGCGGTATGTTGTTCCTTGATCTAATCCAGGAAGGAAACCTCGGCCTTATTCGTGCCGTTGAGAAATTCGACTATCGCAAGGGTTTTAAATTCAGTACCTATGCGACGTGGTGGATTCGCCAGGCGATCACGAGAGCGATTGCCGACCAGGCGCGTACCATTCGAATTCCCGTCCATATGGTTGAGACGATAAACAAACTAATTCGAATCCAGCGCCAGCTCTTGCAGGAGCTGGGGCGCGAGCCTATGCCGGAAGAAATCGGTGATGAGATGGGCTTAACACCGGAGAAAGTACGCGAGATTCTCAAAATATCCCAAGAACCGGTATCCCTTGAAACGCCGATTGGCGAGGAAGAGGACAGCCAGCTCGGTGATTTTATCGAGGATCAGGAAGCAGAAGTTCCGGCTGATGCGGCATCGTTCTCACTATTACAGGAACAACTGCAGGAAGTGCTCGATACGTTAAGCGAGCGCGAGCGGAAAGTCATCGAGCTTCGTTTCGGCTTGATCGATGGGCATCCGCGCACCCTCGAAGAGGTCGGTCGTGTTTTCGGTGTCACCCGTGAGCGTATCAGGCAGATTGAGTCCAAGACGCTTAGCAAGCTGCGCCATCCAAACAGAAGCGCTAAGCTCAGGGATTATTTAGAATAG
- the dnaG gene encoding DNA primase: MKGRIRDEDITIVRERNNIVDVVSDYVSLKKKGKLYWGLCPFHQEKTPSFKADPVSQLYHCFGCGEGGNVFGFIMKVEHLEFPEAVESLAERIGYTLTFEKQYGPEQSKRARIFEANRLTMLYYQYVLHKTKEGERGRFYLKKRGLRDDIVKRYGLGLAPQSWSSLGNYLVKKGFSREELVQAGIMIKGQKGFYDRFRGRLIFPITDTRGRAVAFGGRVLGTGEPKYLNSPETPVYHKSSLLYGLNNAKGDVVRDGAVIVVEGYTDVLALAQAGITNVVATLGTAFTHEHVELLKRFAERVVLVFDADAAGIKAAESASSYLSEFRLPKMEALKDLEQNAAGIDVRVVILPNKQDPADFIGANNINDFRVLIDNAEPFFDFYLTRELDKHNISEIRQKEHAALAGFKLIATLDNPASQKAYLSKIAQHLEFDEEALTVKFNATYKRKMSTRVEAKATMLNPQQKAERSFLQLAIQYPEVRAKIPAEMDESYFVASAHGRLFTVLKEMGGGKFDAGTLESLDTKLASYATQLLLADSECEEEKLSKFFEDILVSLKDFHYKRQINKIKRELESTQVQQSKGYYDELFEELIALEAKRRDLR, translated from the coding sequence ATGAAAGGCAGGATTAGAGACGAGGACATAACGATCGTCCGAGAACGGAACAACATCGTAGATGTTGTATCCGACTACGTCTCTTTGAAGAAAAAAGGCAAGCTCTACTGGGGCTTATGCCCGTTTCACCAGGAAAAAACGCCATCGTTTAAGGCCGATCCGGTATCGCAGCTTTACCATTGTTTCGGCTGCGGTGAGGGCGGCAATGTATTTGGCTTTATTATGAAGGTCGAGCACCTGGAGTTTCCCGAAGCAGTTGAATCGCTGGCAGAGCGAATCGGCTATACGCTTACCTTTGAGAAGCAGTATGGCCCCGAGCAGTCGAAGCGTGCGCGCATCTTTGAAGCCAATCGTCTGACCATGCTTTATTATCAGTACGTACTTCATAAAACAAAAGAGGGTGAGCGCGGACGCTTTTACTTAAAGAAACGCGGTTTACGTGACGATATTGTAAAAAGATATGGCCTGGGACTTGCGCCGCAATCATGGAGTTCGCTCGGCAATTACCTCGTTAAAAAGGGGTTTTCCCGAGAAGAGCTGGTGCAAGCGGGTATTATGATCAAGGGACAGAAAGGCTTCTACGATAGATTTCGGGGAAGACTTATCTTTCCCATTACTGATACCAGGGGACGTGCAGTAGCATTTGGCGGCAGGGTGCTTGGTACCGGCGAGCCCAAATACCTCAATTCGCCGGAAACGCCGGTGTATCACAAGAGCTCATTGCTTTACGGGCTCAACAACGCCAAGGGCGATGTCGTTCGTGACGGCGCGGTCATTGTAGTTGAAGGTTACACCGATGTGCTTGCGCTCGCACAGGCAGGCATCACCAATGTGGTTGCAACACTGGGAACCGCATTTACCCATGAGCACGTCGAACTTTTAAAAAGATTCGCCGAGCGGGTAGTACTTGTATTTGATGCAGACGCGGCCGGTATAAAAGCCGCGGAGAGCGCAAGTTCATATCTTTCGGAGTTCCGGCTCCCGAAAATGGAGGCATTAAAGGATTTGGAACAAAATGCAGCAGGTATCGATGTAAGGGTTGTTATCTTGCCCAACAAACAAGATCCTGCAGATTTTATCGGAGCGAACAATATAAATGATTTTCGCGTACTTATCGATAATGCCGAACCTTTTTTCGATTTTTACTTGACGCGTGAGCTCGATAAGCATAATATTAGTGAGATACGGCAAAAAGAGCACGCTGCACTGGCAGGTTTTAAACTTATCGCAACGCTCGATAATCCGGCTTCGCAGAAAGCATATTTAAGCAAAATCGCACAACACCTCGAATTCGATGAAGAAGCTCTCACAGTAAAATTCAACGCAACGTATAAACGAAAAATGTCGACGCGGGTTGAAGCTAAGGCGACAATGCTTAATCCCCAGCAGAAAGCAGAGAGATCGTTTCTCCAGCTGGCAATTCAATATCCAGAGGTCAGAGCGAAGATACCTGCTGAAATGGATGAGAGCTATTTTGTTGCCTCAGCGCACGGACGCCTTTTTACTGTTTTAAAGGAAATGGGCGGGGGTAAATTTGATGCAGGTACATTGGAGAGCCTCGACACAAAGCTCGCATCATATGCAACACAGCTGCTCCTAGCCGATTCGGAATGTGAAGAGGAAAAATTATCTAAATTTTTTGAGGATATTTTGGTATCTCTCAAGGATTTTCACTATAAACGTCAAATTAATAAAATTAAGAGAGAGCTGGAGTCAACGCAGGTCCAGCAATCAAAAGGATACTACGATGAGCTCTTTGAGGAGCTCATCGCGTTAGAAGCAAAACGACGGGATCTACGTTAA